The Streptomyces sp. NBC_01255 genome window below encodes:
- a CDS encoding SPFH domain-containing protein — protein MTASTPTPADSGAAASRDAARTARRLTDGTLPRTSPQPGGEPVPPATATGPNRPPTPLEPTPLAPTPLAPADPAAAGPPPTAPAPAGPVADKPTGDPAAPVLVPAPVPAPDEGTKPPAPPTDAPTHVGPVFVTPTPTPTPAPTPTPASSNPAGGTRTGPLGSVTGSVIGTPTGARPPASKEEATPKGEAAPAEPLPDSSPKAPAPAVVPVPPVAAKVSVVKKRVDVPDFGRITEARVAALAVPVAGVVRVARRKNVIGAETTGSIPVHLLFRDEPEGGATGTALGAHGDDEGPDTVAMAATADPARNGKAAIPAPAKTQTKPSNRSGPKGQPHPQAQARKQQQPRPEARPAPTADPDLVERPGPVLPGWVGVVGGALALAGCAAVVWWTGAVPEEAARMLRLPARPYHGIHLGQWALLALGVVATLFAVGGLGRGRVGYAWVLTLFGDYRGTVRRTGLVWVSPLLLRRRVDVRLRHWRSEPLPAVDAKGTALDVVVLVVWRVRDTVRAALGVDGHEEYLREQVEAAMARVLSQLPADAFHEDAPTLRDSEAVGEALTRMLSAECAPVGVDVFSAQPTRIEYAPEVAAAMQRRRIAAIDAKHRDSVLTSVVDAVDDVVHRLTSRGLVELDDYERKALVKDLTVAFYTGRTAPAEGA, from the coding sequence ATGACCGCATCGACCCCGACCCCCGCGGACTCCGGCGCGGCGGCCTCGCGTGACGCGGCCCGCACGGCCAGACGCCTGACGGACGGCACCCTTCCCCGCACGTCACCACAGCCGGGCGGGGAACCGGTACCGCCCGCCACGGCCACCGGGCCGAACCGTCCCCCGACACCACTCGAACCGACACCACTCGCCCCGACACCACTCGCCCCGGCGGACCCCGCGGCAGCCGGCCCGCCGCCGACCGCACCCGCCCCGGCGGGCCCGGTGGCCGACAAGCCGACGGGCGACCCGGCGGCCCCGGTCCTTGTACCTGCACCTGTACCTGCACCTGACGAGGGCACGAAGCCGCCCGCCCCGCCGACGGACGCACCCACCCACGTGGGCCCGGTGTTCGTCACGCCCACGCCCACGCCCACGCCCGCGCCCACGCCGACGCCCGCCTCCTCGAATCCAGCCGGGGGCACGAGGACGGGTCCGCTCGGCTCGGTCACGGGCTCGGTCATCGGTACGCCGACGGGTGCGCGTCCACCGGCCTCCAAGGAGGAGGCAACCCCCAAGGGAGAGGCGGCCCCCGCCGAGCCGCTCCCGGACTCCTCCCCGAAGGCACCCGCACCCGCCGTGGTGCCCGTGCCCCCGGTCGCCGCCAAGGTCTCCGTGGTCAAGAAGCGCGTCGACGTGCCCGACTTCGGGCGGATCACCGAGGCGCGGGTCGCCGCGCTCGCCGTGCCCGTCGCCGGTGTCGTACGGGTCGCGCGGCGGAAGAACGTGATCGGGGCCGAGACCACCGGCTCCATCCCCGTGCACCTGCTCTTCCGGGACGAGCCGGAGGGCGGCGCCACCGGCACGGCCCTCGGCGCGCACGGGGACGACGAGGGTCCCGACACCGTCGCGATGGCCGCGACCGCCGACCCGGCGAGGAACGGCAAGGCGGCCATCCCGGCACCCGCGAAGACGCAGACGAAGCCGTCGAACCGGTCAGGCCCCAAGGGCCAACCCCACCCCCAGGCCCAGGCCCGGAAGCAGCAGCAGCCCCGGCCCGAGGCCCGCCCCGCCCCCACCGCCGATCCCGATCTCGTCGAGCGGCCCGGCCCGGTGCTGCCGGGCTGGGTCGGCGTGGTCGGCGGCGCCCTCGCGCTCGCCGGCTGCGCGGCGGTCGTGTGGTGGACCGGGGCCGTGCCGGAGGAGGCGGCGCGGATGCTGCGGCTGCCGGCCCGCCCGTACCACGGCATCCATCTCGGCCAGTGGGCGCTGCTCGCGCTCGGTGTCGTCGCCACTCTCTTCGCGGTCGGCGGTCTCGGCCGCGGCCGGGTCGGTTACGCCTGGGTCCTGACCCTCTTCGGGGACTACCGCGGCACCGTTCGCCGTACGGGTCTGGTCTGGGTCAGCCCGCTCCTGCTCCGCCGTCGTGTCGACGTCCGGCTCCGGCACTGGCGCAGTGAGCCGCTGCCCGCGGTCGACGCGAAGGGCACGGCCCTGGACGTCGTCGTCCTCGTCGTCTGGCGGGTCCGGGACACCGTCCGCGCCGCGCTGGGGGTCGACGGCCACGAGGAGTACCTGCGGGAGCAGGTGGAGGCGGCGATGGCCCGGGTGCTGTCGCAGCTTCCGGCGGACGCCTTCCACGAGGACGCCCCGACGCTCCGGGACTCCGAGGCGGTCGGCGAGGCCCTGACCCGGATGCTGTCGGCGGAGTGCGCCCCGGTCGGGGTCGACGTCTTCTCGGCGCAGCCGACACGCATCGAGTACGCCCCCGAGGTCGCGGCGGCGATGCAGCGGCGCCGGATTGCGGCGATCGACGCGAAGCACCGGGACAGTGTCCTGACGTCGGTGGTGGACGCGGTGGACGACGTGGTCCACCGGCTGACCAGTCGTGGTCTGGTGGAACTGGACGACTACGAGCGCAAGGCGCTGGTCAAGGACCTGACGGTGGCGTTCTACACGGGCAGGACGGCGCCCGCCGAAGGAGCCTGA
- a CDS encoding lytic polysaccharide monooxygenase auxiliary activity family 9 protein produces MRKKSIGATVVALGVAGASLLATGSAGSHGYTDSPISRQKLCANGTVTNCGNIQWEPQSVEGPKGFPAAGPADGTICAGGLGQFAQLDDPRGGAWPTTSLTAGQSHSFRWQFTARHRTTDFKYYITKNGWNPSQKLTRAALDPQPFLTVPYNNQQPPATLSHSGTLPAGKTGRHLILAVWTIADTTNAFYACSDVKF; encoded by the coding sequence ATGCGCAAGAAATCCATAGGGGCGACGGTGGTGGCGCTCGGCGTCGCCGGCGCCTCCCTCCTCGCCACCGGCAGCGCGGGCAGCCACGGCTACACCGACTCGCCGATCAGCCGTCAGAAGCTCTGCGCCAACGGCACCGTGACCAACTGCGGCAACATCCAGTGGGAGCCGCAGTCGGTCGAGGGCCCCAAGGGCTTCCCCGCCGCCGGTCCCGCCGACGGCACGATCTGCGCCGGCGGGCTCGGGCAGTTCGCCCAGCTCGACGACCCCCGGGGTGGCGCCTGGCCGACGACGAGCCTCACGGCGGGGCAGAGCCACAGCTTCCGCTGGCAGTTCACGGCCCGGCACCGCACCACCGACTTCAAGTACTACATCACCAAGAACGGCTGGAACCCGAGTCAGAAGCTGACCCGGGCCGCGCTCGACCCCCAGCCGTTCCTCACCGTCCCCTACAACAACCAGCAGCCGCCGGCGACTCTCTCGCACTCCGGGACCCTCCCGGCGGGCAAGACGGGCCGTCACCTGATCCTGGCGGTGTGGACGATCGCGGACACCACGAACGCCTTCTACGCCTGCTCGGACGTCAAGTTCTGA
- a CDS encoding AMP-binding protein, translating into MSGSGADTVAELVRRQWGDHRIGLRDEHHTLSHHEVAAGAAARAALLVDLMPPLPGREPHLGILLDNTPEYPLWLSAAALAGAAVAGINPTRRGAELARDIRHTDCRILVTQRAHLPLLDGLPLPGLRILVTDTDAYRELLAPYGDARPGDATLGPVRPDSRFLLSFTSGSTGAPKAALCSQGRLAAAGASLVAHFGVRREDVHYVCMPMFHGNAVIADWAPALSAGAGVALRARFSASGFLPDVRRFGATYFTYVGRAVQYLLATPPGPEDRAHPLRLGFGTEAGAVDAARFRERFGVPLVEGYGSSEGGAAIQRTPDTPTGAIGRAAPGDDLAVLDAETGKECAPARFSPTGRLLNTDEAVGELVNRGRNPFEGYWRNPEAEAVRLRGGWYWTGDLFYRDEAGFLYFAGRTDDRLRVDSENLAAAMIENILARWDRAAGVAVYAVPDPVAGDQVMAALALREAADFDPAEFAAFLAAQPDLGTKMPPRFVRVMRELPLTATNKIHRVGLRRASFLCPDPVWWRPTPTAPYEPLTPEATTALQAEYARHGRTPTQEARG; encoded by the coding sequence ATGAGTGGGAGTGGTGCGGACACCGTCGCGGAGCTCGTACGGCGCCAATGGGGCGACCACCGGATCGGCCTGAGGGACGAGCACCACACCCTCAGCCATCACGAGGTCGCCGCGGGCGCCGCCGCGCGGGCCGCACTGCTCGTGGACCTGATGCCACCCCTGCCGGGGCGCGAGCCGCACCTCGGCATCCTGCTCGACAACACGCCGGAGTACCCGCTCTGGCTCAGCGCGGCGGCCCTCGCGGGGGCCGCCGTCGCCGGGATCAACCCGACCCGGCGCGGCGCCGAACTCGCCCGGGACATCCGGCACACCGACTGCCGGATCCTGGTCACCCAGCGCGCCCACCTGCCGCTCCTCGACGGCCTCCCGCTGCCCGGGCTGCGCATCCTCGTCACCGACACCGACGCCTACCGGGAGCTCCTCGCCCCCTACGGGGACGCCCGCCCGGGAGACGCCACCCTCGGACCCGTACGCCCCGACAGCCGCTTCCTGCTCTCCTTCACCTCCGGTTCGACGGGCGCGCCCAAGGCCGCGCTCTGCAGCCAGGGGCGCCTCGCCGCCGCCGGCGCCTCGCTCGTCGCGCACTTCGGCGTACGCCGCGAGGACGTCCACTACGTCTGCATGCCGATGTTCCACGGCAACGCGGTGATCGCGGACTGGGCGCCCGCGCTCTCCGCCGGCGCGGGAGTGGCGCTCCGGGCCCGCTTCTCCGCCTCCGGCTTCCTGCCCGACGTACGCCGCTTCGGCGCCACCTACTTCACGTACGTCGGCCGCGCCGTGCAGTACCTGCTCGCCACCCCGCCCGGCCCGGAAGACCGCGCGCACCCGCTGCGCCTCGGCTTCGGCACGGAGGCCGGGGCGGTGGACGCCGCCCGCTTCCGGGAGCGGTTCGGGGTCCCGCTCGTCGAGGGATACGGCTCCTCCGAGGGCGGCGCGGCGATCCAGCGGACCCCCGACACCCCGACCGGGGCGATCGGTCGGGCCGCGCCGGGCGACGACCTGGCCGTACTGGACGCGGAGACCGGCAAGGAGTGCGCACCGGCCCGCTTCTCGCCCACGGGACGGCTCCTCAACACGGACGAGGCGGTCGGCGAGCTCGTCAACCGGGGCAGAAACCCCTTCGAGGGCTACTGGCGCAACCCCGAGGCGGAGGCGGTCCGGCTGCGCGGCGGCTGGTACTGGACGGGCGACCTCTTCTACCGGGACGAGGCCGGCTTCCTCTACTTCGCGGGCCGCACGGACGACCGGCTGCGGGTCGACAGCGAGAACCTGGCGGCGGCGATGATCGAGAACATCCTCGCCCGCTGGGACCGGGCCGCCGGGGTGGCGGTGTACGCGGTACCGGACCCGGTGGCCGGCGACCAGGTCATGGCGGCGCTGGCCCTGCGCGAGGCGGCCGACTTCGACCCGGCGGAATTCGCGGCCTTCCTCGCCGCGCAGCCGGACCTGGGCACGAAGATGCCGCCGCGCTTCGTCCGCGTGATGCGGGAGCTGCCCCTGACGGCCACCAACAAGATCCACCGCGTGGGCCTGCGCCGCGCGTCCTTCCTCTGCCCGGACCCGGTCTGGTGGCGCCCGACCCCCACCGCCCCGTACGAGCCCCTGACCCCGGAGGCGACCACCGCACTCCAGGCGGAGTACGCCCGCCACGGCCGCACCCCGACCCAGGAGGCCCGGGGGTAG
- a CDS encoding sensor histidine kinase has translation MEPRNPWQALTRSHFPLGSWPWRAAGYLAGGGIVGALACLVLIVLGVFSLFLVGLPLLLLSGLALGSVERLRLRLVDRDPAPDPHRVPAAPGLTAWLRLRAGEQATWRELGYGLLLATVLWPLDLIALAVGVGLPLALLSTPLQLAADGHEAKVVKAYLVTSYPEAFAAALIGALLLVALAYPLAAVAGARAALARALLAPRETDAGDGRIGEVIASRARLVDAFEAERRRIERDLHDGAQQRLVALTMTLGLARLDAPPGPLADQLAKAHAEAGQVLTELRELIHGIHPQVLADYGLGAALADAADRSAVPVDTDIDLPRLPASVESAGYFAVCEALANIGKHSGAAQARITARYADGVLRLDVEDDGRGAADPARGTGLTGLADRIAVLDGTLTIMSPPGGPTVLRVEIPCQSLPALREASVSSSPRTASSSGRD, from the coding sequence ATGGAACCCCGTAACCCCTGGCAGGCGCTCACCCGGTCACACTTTCCGCTCGGCTCCTGGCCCTGGCGGGCCGCCGGGTATCTCGCCGGCGGGGGGATCGTCGGGGCACTCGCCTGTCTCGTGCTCATCGTCCTCGGGGTGTTCTCGCTGTTCCTCGTGGGGCTGCCGCTGCTCCTCCTCTCCGGGCTCGCCCTCGGCTCCGTCGAGCGGCTCCGGCTCCGGCTCGTCGACCGTGACCCGGCCCCCGACCCGCACCGCGTCCCCGCCGCACCCGGTCTGACGGCCTGGCTCCGGCTCCGGGCCGGGGAGCAGGCGACCTGGCGGGAGCTCGGGTACGGCCTGCTGCTCGCCACCGTCCTGTGGCCGCTCGACCTCATCGCGCTCGCCGTCGGCGTCGGCCTTCCCCTCGCCCTCCTCAGCACCCCGCTCCAGCTGGCGGCGGACGGCCACGAGGCGAAGGTCGTCAAGGCGTACCTGGTCACCTCCTACCCCGAGGCCTTCGCCGCCGCCCTCATCGGGGCCCTCCTCCTCGTCGCCCTCGCCTACCCCCTGGCCGCCGTCGCAGGAGCCCGCGCCGCCCTCGCCCGGGCCCTGCTCGCCCCGCGCGAGACCGACGCGGGGGACGGCAGGATCGGCGAGGTCATCGCCTCCCGCGCCCGGCTCGTCGACGCCTTCGAGGCCGAGCGCCGCCGCATCGAGCGCGACCTCCACGACGGGGCCCAGCAGCGGCTCGTCGCCCTCACCATGACCCTCGGCCTCGCCCGCCTCGACGCCCCGCCGGGGCCGCTCGCCGACCAGCTGGCCAAGGCGCACGCGGAGGCCGGGCAGGTCCTGACCGAGCTGCGGGAGCTGATCCACGGCATCCACCCGCAGGTCCTGGCCGACTACGGCCTCGGCGCGGCCCTCGCGGACGCCGCCGACCGCTCGGCCGTCCCCGTGGACACCGACATCGACCTGCCCCGGCTGCCCGCCTCCGTCGAGAGCGCCGGCTACTTCGCGGTCTGCGAGGCACTCGCCAACATCGGCAAGCACAGCGGCGCCGCCCAGGCGAGGATCACCGCCCGGTACGCGGACGGCGTCCTGCGGCTCGACGTCGAGGACGACGGGCGGGGCGCCGCCGACCCGGCCCGGGGCACCGGGCTCACCGGACTCGCCGACAGGATCGCCGTCCTCGATGGCACACTGACGATCATGAGCCCGCCCGGCGGGCCGACCGTCCTCCGAGTGGAGATCCCGTGCCAATCGCTCCCCGCGCTCCGAGAAGCCTCCGTGTCGTCCTCGCCGAGGACAGCGTCCTCCTCCGGGAGGGACTGA
- a CDS encoding response regulator transcription factor → MPIAPRAPRSLRVVLAEDSVLLREGLIGFLTRFGHEVVAAVGDADGLREAVAAHEPDIVVTDVRMPPGFQDEGLRAAVALRAERPALPVLVLSQYVQRSYAADLLDSGDGTGVGYLLKDRVGQVEEFVEALTQVADGGTVVDPEVVRQLLRRHRDPLEALTPREREVLGLVAEGHSNGEIARRLVVTEAAVGKHIGNILAKLDLPQAEDTHRRVLAVLTYLRA, encoded by the coding sequence GTGCCAATCGCTCCCCGCGCTCCGAGAAGCCTCCGTGTCGTCCTCGCCGAGGACAGCGTCCTCCTCCGGGAGGGACTGATCGGGTTCCTGACGCGATTCGGCCACGAGGTCGTCGCCGCCGTCGGTGACGCCGACGGCCTGCGCGAGGCGGTCGCCGCCCACGAGCCGGACATCGTCGTCACCGACGTCCGGATGCCGCCCGGCTTCCAGGACGAGGGGCTGCGCGCCGCCGTCGCGCTCCGCGCCGAGCGGCCCGCCCTGCCGGTCCTCGTCCTGAGTCAGTACGTGCAGCGCAGCTACGCCGCCGACCTCCTCGACTCGGGCGACGGCACCGGCGTCGGCTACCTCCTGAAGGACCGGGTGGGGCAGGTCGAGGAGTTCGTCGAGGCCCTCACCCAGGTCGCCGACGGGGGCACGGTCGTCGACCCCGAGGTCGTACGGCAGCTGCTGCGCCGCCACCGGGACCCGCTGGAGGCACTGACCCCGCGCGAGCGGGAGGTCCTCGGCCTGGTCGCGGAGGGGCACTCCAATGGGGAGATCGCCCGCCGTCTGGTGGTGACCGAGGCCGCCGTCGGCAAGCACATCGGGAACATCCTGGCCAAGCTCGATCTGCCGCAGGCCGAGGACACCCACCGGCGCGTCCTCGCCGTCCTCACCTACCTCCGGGCATGA
- a CDS encoding IclR family transcriptional regulator — translation MALKPEPTAPFHSVQYALRVLETVSRHGGGVTDVQIARETGLPVAHLSSLLLMLRREGYVEQVADGAYVIGDSLVLLGSGLTRREALEAKLQETLTELRDSVGAAVYISRYIDGEVKITQFADGPRTPKVNEWVDFRSAAHASAVGKCLLTQLDQNGRRDHLARHKIARLTSRTITNERILFSKLDSQPATVPVLDLQEYAVGTVCAAVPLTAGSAVGCLALSLPIEHAHRLRAAADTLNRRAAPVVLSLAI, via the coding sequence GTGGCGCTGAAGCCCGAGCCCACCGCGCCGTTCCACTCGGTGCAATACGCCTTGCGCGTCCTCGAGACGGTCTCACGGCACGGTGGCGGAGTGACGGACGTCCAGATCGCCCGCGAGACGGGTCTGCCCGTCGCTCATCTCTCGTCGCTGCTCCTCATGCTCCGCCGCGAGGGGTACGTCGAGCAGGTCGCCGACGGCGCGTACGTCATCGGGGACTCCCTCGTCCTCCTGGGTTCCGGCCTGACCCGCCGCGAAGCCCTGGAGGCCAAGCTCCAGGAGACCCTGACCGAGCTGCGCGACTCCGTCGGCGCGGCCGTCTACATCAGTCGGTACATCGACGGCGAAGTGAAGATCACCCAGTTCGCCGACGGGCCGCGCACCCCGAAGGTCAACGAATGGGTGGACTTCCGCTCGGCGGCGCACGCCAGCGCCGTCGGCAAGTGCCTGCTCACCCAGCTCGACCAGAACGGGCGCCGGGACCACCTCGCCCGCCACAAGATCGCCCGGCTGACCTCCCGGACGATCACCAACGAGCGGATCCTCTTCTCGAAGCTCGACAGCCAGCCGGCGACCGTCCCCGTACTCGACCTCCAGGAGTACGCGGTCGGCACGGTCTGCGCCGCCGTCCCGCTGACGGCGGGCTCGGCCGTGGGCTGCCTGGCACTCTCCCTGCCGATCGAGCACGCCCACCGGCTGCGCGCCGCGGCGGACACGCTCAACCGGCGGGCCGCGCCGGTGGTGCTCTCCCTGGCCATCTAG
- a CDS encoding LLM class flavin-dependent oxidoreductase, which produces MTDAIRGEARGAAPVPLSVLDLVTVGSGRTATQALATSVELSRLAERRGFHRHWVAEHHSMPGVASSSPAVILAHLAAHTRRIRLGSGGVMLPNHAPLVIAEQFGTLEAFAPGRIDLGLGRAPGTDGATAAALRRTDRLNEGADDFPEQLAELTRFLDDDFPDGHPYARIHAVPGPVQGPKGRPPVWLLGSSGFSARLAGLLGLPFAFAHHFSARNTIPALDLYRDSFRPSGVLDAPYAMIGVAALAADEAEQARRQVLTGALAMLRLRTGRPGLVPTPEEAEAYDFSPAEREFVDGWLADIVYGTPGEVRAGLDDLRKRTGADELMITANAHGGEARLRSYELIADAYELPHLTEPSGSEAGTDSGEGTAG; this is translated from the coding sequence GTGACCGACGCTATTCGAGGAGAGGCGCGGGGAGCCGCGCCCGTACCGCTGTCCGTACTGGACCTGGTGACCGTCGGCAGCGGGCGGACCGCGACGCAGGCGCTGGCCACCAGCGTCGAGCTGAGCCGGCTCGCCGAGAGGCGCGGCTTCCACCGGCACTGGGTCGCCGAGCACCACTCCATGCCCGGGGTCGCCTCCTCCTCCCCGGCGGTGATCCTCGCCCACCTCGCCGCCCACACCCGCCGCATCCGCCTCGGTTCCGGCGGCGTGATGCTGCCCAACCACGCCCCGCTCGTCATCGCCGAGCAGTTCGGCACCCTGGAGGCCTTCGCCCCGGGCCGGATCGACCTCGGCCTCGGCCGCGCGCCCGGCACCGACGGCGCCACGGCCGCCGCCCTGCGGCGGACGGACCGGCTGAACGAGGGGGCCGACGATTTCCCCGAGCAGCTCGCCGAGCTGACACGCTTCCTGGACGACGACTTCCCCGACGGGCACCCGTACGCCCGGATCCACGCCGTGCCCGGCCCGGTGCAGGGCCCGAAGGGCCGGCCGCCGGTCTGGCTGCTCGGCTCCTCCGGCTTCAGCGCCCGCCTCGCCGGTCTGCTCGGACTGCCCTTCGCCTTCGCCCACCACTTCTCCGCCCGGAACACGATCCCGGCGCTCGACCTCTACCGGGACTCCTTCCGGCCCTCGGGGGTCCTCGACGCCCCGTACGCGATGATCGGCGTCGCGGCGCTCGCCGCCGACGAGGCGGAGCAGGCCCGCCGCCAGGTCCTCACCGGCGCGCTCGCGATGCTCCGGCTGCGCACCGGCCGGCCCGGCCTGGTGCCGACGCCGGAGGAGGCGGAGGCGTACGACTTCAGCCCCGCCGAGCGGGAGTTCGTCGACGGCTGGCTGGCGGACATCGTGTACGGCACCCCGGGCGAGGTCCGCGCGGGCCTCGACGACCTCCGGAAGCGCACGGGCGCGGACGAGCTGATGATCACGGCCAACGCGCACGGCGGGGAGGCCCGGCTCCGGAGCTACGAGCTGATCGCCGACGCGTACGAGCTCCCGCACCTGACGGAGCCGTCGGGCTCCGAGGCGGGGACGGATTCCGGGGAGGGGACGGCCGGGTAA
- a CDS encoding glycosyl hydrolase family 18 protein — translation MHPRKPLIAALLSSALAAGALAATVGLGSAQAADTSTTASAGNVRIAYYDQWSVYGNAFYPKHLDTRGIASKLDVINYSFGNIHPTNLTCFMANKAAGDDNNPNAGDGAGDSYADYQKSFSAADSVDGVADKWDQPIVGVFNQFKELKAKYPHLKINISLGGWTYSKYFHDAAKTDASRKKLVSSCIDQYLKGNLPVEGGFGGAGTAAGIFDGIDIDWEYPGSSGGHLGNHYGPEDKQNFTLLLAEFRKQLDEYGAANGGKKYLLTSALPAGQDKIKYIETDKIGQYLDYANIMTYDMHGAWDGDGPTYHQSPLYPSTNDPTDVIAPGTEKYSIDSAIDSWIDGNPAYGIAGGFPANKLTLGYEFYYRGWKGVPAGTTNGLAQTATGGSGARPLSQQAGIAHYKELGGIVDNASTTFWDDQSKSSYFYKDGEFFTGLNQKSIQARVDYGKQRGLAGAMMYSLLGLDENATLLGQINTALGATTAPPTTTPPTTPPTTPPTTPPTTPPTTPPTTPPTGCGSVPAYVAGTVYNAGNEVSHNGRKYKAQWWTQNETPGTTGEWGVWKDQGAC, via the coding sequence GTGCACCCCCGTAAGCCATTGATCGCCGCGCTCCTCAGCTCGGCCCTCGCCGCCGGCGCGCTCGCCGCGACCGTCGGCCTCGGCTCCGCCCAGGCAGCCGACACGTCGACCACTGCCTCTGCGGGCAATGTGCGCATCGCGTACTACGACCAGTGGAGCGTCTACGGCAACGCGTTCTACCCCAAGCACCTCGACACCCGGGGCATCGCGAGCAAGCTGGACGTCATCAACTACTCGTTCGGCAACATCCACCCCACCAACCTCACCTGTTTCATGGCCAACAAGGCCGCGGGTGACGACAACAACCCCAACGCGGGTGACGGTGCGGGCGACTCGTACGCCGACTACCAGAAGTCCTTCAGCGCGGCGGACAGCGTCGACGGCGTCGCCGACAAGTGGGACCAGCCGATCGTGGGCGTCTTCAACCAGTTCAAGGAACTGAAGGCGAAGTACCCCCACCTGAAGATCAACATCTCGCTCGGCGGCTGGACCTACTCCAAGTACTTCCACGACGCGGCGAAGACGGACGCGAGCCGCAAGAAGCTCGTCTCCTCCTGCATCGACCAGTACCTCAAGGGCAACCTGCCCGTCGAGGGCGGCTTCGGCGGCGCGGGCACGGCGGCCGGCATCTTCGACGGCATCGACATCGACTGGGAGTACCCGGGCTCCTCCGGCGGCCACCTGGGCAACCACTACGGCCCCGAGGACAAGCAGAACTTCACCCTCCTCCTCGCCGAGTTCCGCAAGCAGCTCGACGAGTACGGCGCGGCCAACGGCGGTAAGAAGTACCTGCTGACCTCGGCCCTCCCGGCCGGCCAGGACAAGATCAAGTACATCGAGACCGACAAGATCGGCCAGTACTTGGACTACGCCAACATCATGACGTACGACATGCACGGCGCCTGGGACGGCGACGGGCCGACGTACCACCAGTCCCCGCTGTACCCCTCGACGAACGACCCGACCGACGTGATCGCGCCGGGCACCGAGAAGTACAGCATCGACTCCGCCATCGACTCCTGGATCGACGGCAACCCGGCCTACGGCATCGCGGGCGGCTTCCCCGCCAACAAGCTGACCCTGGGCTACGAGTTCTACTACCGCGGCTGGAAGGGTGTGCCGGCCGGCACCACCAACGGCCTCGCGCAGACCGCCACCGGCGGCTCGGGCGCCCGCCCGCTCAGCCAGCAGGCCGGCATCGCGCACTACAAGGAGCTCGGCGGCATCGTCGACAACGCGTCGACGACCTTCTGGGACGACCAGTCGAAGTCCTCGTACTTCTACAAGGACGGCGAGTTCTTCACCGGCCTCAACCAGAAGTCCATCCAGGCCCGGGTGGACTACGGCAAGCAGCGCGGCCTGGCCGGCGCGATGATGTACTCGCTCCTCGGCCTGGACGAGAACGCCACCCTGCTGGGCCAGATCAACACCGCGCTCGGCGCCACCACCGCGCCGCCGACCACGACGCCGCCGACGACCCCGCCGACGACGCCGCCCACCACCCCGCCGACCACGCCCCCGACGACGCCTCCGACGACGCCGCCCACGGGCTGCGGCTCGGTCCCGGCGTACGTGGCCGGCACCGTCTACAACGCGGGCAACGAGGTCTCCCACAACGGCCGCAAGTACAAGGCCCAGTGGTGGACCCAGAACGAGACGCCGGGCACGACCGGCGAGTGGGGCGTCTGGAAGGACCAGGGCGCCTGCTGA